In Deltaproteobacteria bacterium, the sequence GTGATCGGACGCACCCATGCGGAATCCACCCCCTGGTGGCCCGAGCCGAAACGGTCGGTAGACAACAGTCCAAACCTAGTGGTGATCCTGTTCGACGATACTGGCTTTTCCCACTTCGGCTGCTACGGCTCGACCATCGAAACGCCGAACATTGATCGCTTGGCCGCTGGTGGATTGCGGTTCACCAACTTTCACACCACGACGTTGTGCTCGCCTACGAGGGCCTGCCTGCTCACCGGTCGCAACCACCATACCGTGGGCATGGGGACGGTTTCCAACATCAGCAGCGGCTTCCCGAACATGCGGGGCTATATCACGCCGCACGCCGCCACCATTGCCGAGATGCTGCGGGAAGAAGGTTACGCCACATTTGCCTCGGGTAAGTGGCATTTGGCCCAGACCCAGGACACCTCGACCGCCGGTCCGTTCGACCAGTGGCCCATACAGCGCGGCTTTGACCGGTACTATGGCTTTTTAGAGGGTGAAACCGACCAGTTCTACCCGCAGCTGACCTACGACAATCATTATGTTGATCCACCTTATGGTCCTGAAGAGGGCTATCACGTCACCGAGGATCTCGTTGATCGCTCCATGGAGTTCATCCGCGATCTGAAATCCGTGCGACCGGACCGGCCGTTCTTCCTCTACCTGGCCTTCGGCGCGACCCACTCTCCGCACCAGGCGCCTCGTGAGTTCATTGAGAAATATCGTGGCCGTTTTGACGCCGGCTGGGACATTATCCGGGAAGAGTGGTATAAACGTCAGCTGGAAATGGGCATCATTCCGGAGGGTACGGAACTGGCCCCCAGGAACCCTGGCGTGCGGCCGTGGGACGACCTTTCCGAAAACGAGAAGCGATTCGCGCTTAGACTCCAGGAAGCCTTTGCCGGTTTCCTAGACCACACCGACCATCACATCGGACGGCTGGTCTCCTTTCTGGAGGAAATGAGCGAACTCGACAATACCATCATCGTCCTGCTTTCGGACAACGGCGCCAGTCAGGAAGGCGGTCCGACCGGTCTGATGGATGAGATGAAGTATTTTGTCGGCATGCCCGAGGACGTGGATGCGATCCAATCCCGACTCGATGAGATCGGTGGACCGCACAGCCATTCAAATATTCCATGGGGTTGGTCCCAGGCCGGGAATTCGCCGCTCAAATGGTATAAACAGA encodes:
- a CDS encoding arylsulfatase, whose translation is MSHQEDFKGVIGRTHAESTPWWPEPKRSVDNSPNLVVILFDDTGFSHFGCYGSTIETPNIDRLAAGGLRFTNFHTTTLCSPTRACLLTGRNHHTVGMGTVSNISSGFPNMRGYITPHAATIAEMLREEGYATFASGKWHLAQTQDTSTAGPFDQWPIQRGFDRYYGFLEGETDQFYPQLTYDNHYVDPPYGPEEGYHVTEDLVDRSMEFIRDLKSVRPDRPFFLYLAFGATHSPHQAPREFIEKYRGRFDAGWDIIREEWYKRQLEMGIIPEGTELAPRNPGVRPWDDLSENEKRFALRLQEAFAGFLDHTDHHIGRLVSFLEEMSELDNTIIVLLSDNGASQEGGPTGLMDEMKYFVGMPEDVDAIQSRLDEIGGPHSHSNIPWGWSQAGNSPLKWYKQNTFGGGVRDPLIIHWPPRVKDRGGIRGQFHHVIDVVPTILELLDIEPSDTYRGYNQIPIAGTSMAYTIDAPDEKTRKGPQYFEMMGHRGIWADGWKAVTYHKRGEPFSDDEWELYHLDEDFSECRNLAVENPEKLREMIDLWWIEASRHGVLPLDDRRELFAVTRLRPGSLHARGHYVYYPPISHVPSAASPGLGTRNWVMTAEVERPDASANGVLVAHGTQNTGFSWYIKDEQMVFDSNVFTDHHVVRSEQKVPVGPSTLGVRFTWNDQKGTMTLLINGNECGSMEVPSTVRTYTTGMSIGRDSLSPVTDDYEAPFPFSGTIRRVEVNMQPFRSRSEAREDAEIRHRTEMVRQ